The DNA window CTCCTCCTCGTCGACTGCAAGCTCTTCGCCGTGGGCAGATTCGGGGGCCTCGATCGGAAGGACCCTCGAGTGCAGCCACAACCGAAGGGCTGATAGCGCCATCCGCTGGCCGTCCCGTGCCGGATGAAGACGGGAGCCGGGCTGATCCACCCATACCGTCGGCACCTCGACGACGCGGAAACCCAAACGCTGACAGGCCAGAAGCAGGTCGACGTCGAATAGGAAGTCGCGAGACGAAAGCAACGGCACGACGGCCCTTACCACGTTGCTGCGAAGGACCTTCGCCCCGCATTGCGTGTCCCGGTAGGGCAGGCCGAACATCGCCCGGACCATGCGGGCAAACAACCGGCTTTCCAGTTTGCGGCTGAACGCCCGCGGGCTGGGCAAGACGGCCGCCGGGTGCCATCTCGACGCGATCGCCACGTCGGCGGTGGCCGCTATGTCCACCAGGCGTAGGAACTCGGCAGGCGGGGTGGCACAGTCGGCATCGACGAAGCCGACCAGATCGGCGTCGCAGCGCCGGAGGGTCTCCATGATGACCCCGCCTTTTCCCAGCTTCGGGTAGCTCACCACCTCCACCCGCGAGTCGATCCGGGCGTGCCGCTCGACCAGCTCCTCGGTGCCGTCCGTGCAGTGGTCCAGCGCCACAAAGAAGCGCACGGCAGGGTCGCTGATCCTCGACCGGAAGGCGTTCAGGGTTCGGTCGATCCGGTGGGCTTCATTGTGGGCAGGAACGATGACGTCTAGGCGCAATTAGCTGACCACCTTGTGCGTGAGTACCACGGGATTAATCCAGGGTGTGGGGGGGTAGGCTTTGCCCTTTTGTGGACAGGATCGAGATGCCCAGCTGCCGCCGAGCAAAAGCCTCGTATTTAGGTCGCCAGGAAGTACTTTACCCCAGGGTAACCGGCCAATGTCAAGGATTGTCCGCCACGCGGCCGGTGGCGTGCGCCAAGGTTAATTCGGTTTTAAGGTTTTCTCAGGATCGTCAAAGAATGGCCGTTGTGAAGATCGCCTTTCAACCACAAACACGCGGCAGAATGTATCAAAGTCACCGCGTTATATCTACGACGGCAATTCATTCTTTCATCGGCGGGCAGCCGCCGAGACGGTCGGTCGTGGTCAGGAGGCGGCTCAGCGCGACCCAGGCGTCGCCGTAGTAGGTCGGGTACCGCCGGTCGAGTCGTGAGGCCGACGCCAGTAGTGGATCCGCTTCTGCACGATCGCCGGCGGCTACGGCGGCCATGCCGTCTCCCACCGCCATCGCTGCGTTGACCGCCGGGCTCTGGGGTTGGCCCGAGAGGGTGAGAGATACGTCGAATGCACCCGAACGTGCCGCTGGGGCGAGCAGCGGCCACTCGTTCGACGCGACGTCTCGTTCCGCCTTGACGCAGCTCGAAGCCCACCAGGTTGCAACGCGCGCCGCCCCAAGGCCGTAGGAAACAAGAGATCCGGCGTGCGAGGGCGGGGGGATCGGTTCGACCGCTCCGCTTGTGCTGACCGAGACCCAGTCGGCCGGCAGCCGGTGACCGAACATGGCACGAAGCAGCAGCTGCAGGGAGGTCGACTCGAGCTGCGACCATCCCGGATCTCCTGTGAGCTGGTAGAGAATGGTAAAGGCCTCTGGCGCGAGATAGCCGGGCTCGGCGATCCGGGAGGGCATCGCCCACGGGCCCGCTACCAGGATCCGTCCGATCGGGGTGACTTCGGTCTCCTCGGTCAGCACCGAGGCGGCGATCCGACCCGCATCCTGGGCCAGCACCGCCGAGCCGAACCGGCCGGAAGCGACCGCGAGCGCCCACGCCGCGTCGATGTCGGCGTCGGATGCCGGCATCTGGTCCACGACCCGCCCGTTGTCCCAGTGCCAAGCCAGTAGCGCATCGGGCCGTTGAAGGTGGTGCTGGGTCCACGACCAGATCGTGTTGAAGTCGCCCCCGTCGCCGGTGGCGGCCGCGATCAGCATCCCGTACGCCTGCCCCTCGCTCACAGTGTCGCCACCCTGATCCCGGCGAACGATTCGCCCGTTGGGGTCCATGTACACGGACAAGAACTTGTCGGGGTATACGGACAAGAACTTGTCGGGGCGCCCGGACAGGAAACGGTCGGGCTCTGGGCCGGGGCTTGCTGCCGGTCGCATTCCCGGTGATCCAGAGAGGCCCTCCGCCCCTGCGACCCCCGTTACGAGCACGGCCGCAACCAGCACCGCAAGGGCGCGCGCGACGAATCTCGCTTCTGAACCACCCGCCAGCACAAGTATCGGGTTTTACCCGTATCGGAACCGAGTCCAAACTGACGCGTTAGGCGAAAACGCCATTTTCCGCCCGCCCTCGTTGCGTGTTACCATTTCTTGAAAGGGTGGTTTCCCGTCGGGAAACCGGGGGGACCACCTCTACAAACCTGAGACGTTCCGCTTCAGGCTCTTAGAAACAAGGAGCAAGATCCGATGCCGTCACGCGTGCTCGACTTTCCCGTGTTCGACGCAGACAACCACATGTACGAAACGACGGACGCGTTCACCAAGTTCCTTCCTCCCGAGTACGAGGGCCTCATCAAGTACGTGCAGGTCGCGGGAAGAACGAAGATCGCTGTCCGCAACGTCATCAGCGATTACATACCGAATCCCACTTTCGAGGTGGTCGCAGCGCCCGGCGCGCAAGAGGAGTACTTCAAGTCCGGCAACCCCGAAGGCAAGTCGCGGCGGGAGATCATGGGCAAGCCGATCCGGTCCCTGCCGGCGTTCATGGAGCCGGAACCGCGGCTCAAGCTGATGGACGAGTTGGGAGTCGACCGCGCGCTGATGTGGCCGACGCTCGCGAGCCTCCTCGAAGAACGGCTTCGCGACGATCCTCTTGCGACCCACGCGGTCATCCACACCCTCAACCAGTGGATGCTCGAGCATTGGACGTTCAACTACGAGGGACGGATCTTCCCGACGCCCGTCATCTCGCTATGCATCGTCGAGCGAGCCATCGAGGAGCTGGAATGGGTGCTCGAAAGAGGCGCGCGGGTGATCCTCGTCCGGCCGGCGCCGGTGCCAGGTTTCATGGGCCCACGTTCGCCCGCTCTGCCGGAGTTCGACCCCTTCTGGTCCCGGGTCGCGGAGGCCGGGATCCTCGTCGGGATGCACGCTTCCGACAGCGGCTATCAGCGGCAAGTCAACGAATGGGAAGGATTTCGCAATGGCGAGATGCTCCCGTTCGTCAACACATCGGGCTTCGCGGTGATCGTCGGGCATCAGAGCCGCCCGATCATGGACACGGTCGCTTCCCTGGTCGGCCACGGGCTCTGCTCCCGATTCCCGACGTTGAGCTTCGCGCCCGTCGAGAACGGATCGAATTGGGTGCGTCCGATAATGGAAGCCTTCGAGCACGCGTACGAGTTCGCCCCGCAGGCGTTCGACGAGAACCCGATCGACGTGTTCAAGCGCAACATCTACGTCCACCCCTTCCACGAGGAGGACCCAATCGGCTTGGTGAAGCTCATCGGCGCCGAACGGGTTCTGTTCGGTTCCGACTTCCCGCACCCGGAAGGGCTGGCCGACCCGCTGACCTTCGTCGACGATCTCAAGGGACTCAGTGACGAGGAAGTTCGCCTGGTGATGGGCGGGAACCTAGCCCGACTCATGCACGTCGACACCGCTAAGGCTGCTTGAAACAACACCGGAAAAACGGACATGCCCTGAGCGCGCACGGCAGGTGGCGGCGCGTCGCGGGCCGAAATCTGTGTAGCGCATGCCACCTGCTGTCCACGATCGGGTATCTACGCTGGCCGGAGGGTCAGATTCCCGTCTGAGTCCGCGACCTGACTGGGGGGTCGGATAGGTGAGTTGGTCCAAAACAAGAACGGTCGTCACGATGGCGGCGGTCGTCGGTCTGCTGGGGGCATGCGGTGCGCGAGTCCCGCCTTATTTCCCCGCCGCCCAGGTGGGGCCAGGGAACGGATCGGGAGGCTCGGGACCAGGATCCGCTAGCGGTCCGGGCGCTCAGGCCGCCGGCACGCCGACCACGCTGTCCAGTCTGGGAATCGGCTCCAACGGCGGGGGAACCGGAGGGGGCGGCGGCCAGGCGGCACAGAGCGGCAGCGGCGCAGCCAGCGGCGCCACCCCGGCGGCGGTCGCGGCGCTCGGCCCCCAGACGTTCAACCTCGACCCTGCTGCCGAGGCGGCGTACTGCCCGGCCAGTTCCGCCAACAGGGCGTCGGATGTAGGTGTGACGCCGACCACCATCAACGTCGGCAACGTGAGCGGGCTGAGTGGGCTCCTGTCCAACAACTTCAACCAGGGCCCAGAGGCGGTCACTGCTCTGTTCGCCGCAGTGAACAACGCGGGAGGGATCTGCGGGCGCAAGCTCAACCTGTCGGTCGAGGACGACGGCCAGGACGCCTCGCACAACGCCGCGGACATCCAGGACCTGATCCCCAAGTCGTTGGCGTTCGTCGGCTCGACGTCAGACGCGGACAACGGGGGTGTCCCCGCGATGCAGCAAGCCGGAATCCCCGACCTGGGTCAGGCGATCAACTTCGCGAGAGGCCAGAGCCCCAACTACTTCACGGCCGGGACCTTCGGAGCCCAGACGAAGGGCGGCCAGGACTATATCTACGACACCCTCGCCGCCGGCCTCAAGGCCAACGGGAAGCTCCCGACCAAGATGGCGTTCCTCGCCTTCAACATCCCGATCAGCTCCCTCGCTGCTCGCCAGTTCGTGAAGGTCTTCCAGCAGACCGGATCGCAGGACTGCTACGAGGACGAGAATGTCTCACCCGCCTCCCCCAACCTGACGTCTGACGTTCTCACCATGCAGCAACGTGGTTGCGACGGGGTGTTCACCACCATGGACGTGACCGGCAACGACAAGCTGCTGGATGCGATGTACAACCAGGGCTACCACCCGACCTACGCGGGGACGACCCTCGACGGCTACACGCCGGCGCAGATCTCGACCGCGGGCCAGCAGCAGGCGCAGGGGTTCCAGGTGTTCTTGAACTTCATTCCGTTCAACGAATCCCAGCCGGCGGTAAACCTCTACCAGTCGCAGCTCCGTACCTTCGAGCCGGGCAAGCAGCCCAGCGCCTTCGGGATCGAAGCGTGGGCTTCGGCGGAGATGTTCCTCTACGCGCTGATCAAATCGGGTCCCAATCCGACCCGCGCCTCGATCAGGAGCATCCTGGGCGGTCTAGGGGTCTGGGACACCAGGGGCGCGATGGCGCCGTCCAACGAGACGACCAAACAGCCGGGCAACTGCCTCGTCGACCTTCAGGTCAAGGGCAACGACTTCGTTCGGGTGTGGCCTTCGAGCGGGTTCTTCTGCTCCAACAACCTTGTGGCCGTCCCGGCTTCGTAAGAGGCACTCGTGTTTCCTTACATCGTCATCGGGCTCTTCACCGGAGCGGTGTACGCGCTCGCAGCGATGGGCCTCGTCTTCAACTATCAGATCACCGGCATCTTCAACTTTTCGTTCGGCGCTATCGCGATGTTCTGTGCGTTCACTTTCTCTCAGCTTCGCGACGTTTCGGGGATCAGCCAGTGGTACTCCCTGCCGATCGTCCTGCTCGGCCTCGCCCCGTTGATCGGTGTGCTCCTCGAACGGCTCTTCCGCCCGCTGACCGCGGCGCCCGCGGAGATCCAGATCGTGGTGTCTCTCGGCGTGCTCGCCTTCTTCCAGGCGCTCGTACCGATCGTTTACGGCGGACAGGCTCGCGGGCTGCGCAGCATCTTTCCGACGTCGACGTTCAAAGTCGGAGCGCACCTCCACGTCGGTTACGACCAGCTGGCAACTCTGCTCATTGCAATTGCCGTGGGTGCCGGGCTTTGGCTGTTGAAGCGCAGGACCAAGTTCGGCATGGCGAGCCGCGCGGTGATCGACAACCGCGACCTCTCCGCCTTGGCGGGCGTCCGCGCAGAGACGATCAGCCGGGTGGCATGGGTGCTCTCGTGCGTGTTCGCCGGGCTGGTGGGCATACTGCTGAGCTCGTTCGAAGGCCTCGACGTGTTCGCGCTCGTGCTGCTCGTCATCTACGCCTTCTCGCCGGCCGTCCAGGGAAAGTTGGTCAGCCTGCCTATCGCGTTCGTAGCCGCGATCGCACTTGGGGTCGTCCAGAGCATCCTGACCAAGTACGGGAGCGTCGGCTACGTCGCCGACATCGAGGGTTCGATCCCTGCCGCGTGGCTGTACATCCTCCTGATCGTCTACGGCAAGCGGCTAACCGAGGTGCGTTCCTCCTCGCGTCCGCTGCGTAGCCCCCCTCCCAGGCCTATCGGTCCTTCGACGATCACCGCCGGGGCCATCATCGTCGGAATCGGCCTGGTGCTCCCGGCTCTCATCAAGCCGGCCCAACTCGGCGACGTCACCATCGGCGTCATCTACGCGGCGATCGGCATAACCCTCGTCGTGCTAACCGGATGGGCGGGACAGATATCACTCGCCCAGTTCAGCTTCGTGGGAATCGGGGCGTTCACGGTCGGCCATCTCGCCGGGGCGCACGGCGGCAACTTCCTCCCGGCGGCCCTTCTCGGGGCACTCATCGCCGTGCCGGTGGGAGTGATCGTGGGCCTTCCCTCCCTTCGGCTCTCCGGTTTATACCTGGCACTGGCGACGATGGCCTTCGCGTTGCTCATGGACAGCCTTATATTCAGCAACTCGTCGATCAGCGGCGGCTCCACCGGCATGAACATCCACCGGCCTCACCTGGGTCCGTGGAGCTTCGCGTCGACGACCAGCTTCTACTACCTCTGCCTCTTCGTCCTCGGGGTCTACGCAATCGTGGCTGCGTTGCTGCGGCGCGGGCCGATAGGCCGGCGCCTGCAGATGATCAACGACTCCCCCCTTGCCGCCTCCACCTTCGGTGTCAACCTCACGCTCACCAAGCTGATGACCTTCGCGCTGTGCGCCGCCGGGGCCGCGTTCGCCGGCTCGCTGTTCGCCGCCGCCCGGCTCACCGTCAGCCCCACGGACTTCTCTTTCAACGCTTCCCTCGAACTGCTGCTGCTGGTCGTTCTGGGAGGTCGCTCACTCGTCGCGGGAGCCCTGATGGCCGGTGCGGTATTCGGGGCACAGCTGTTCCCGATCCCAGCCTCGGTGGAGCAGTACATCCCGCTAGGCGTGGCGGTCGGTGTCATCGGTATCGCCAACAATCCCGAGGGCCCGATCGCGCTCACCGTCAAGATCGTCCAGAAGCTGCTCGCCCTGTTCCAGCCCCTGCCCCGCGGCGACATCGAGCTGGTCGACGTTCGCGAACAACCGACCCCGGCGTTCGAGCCCGCCGACGCAGCACGACAGACAACCCCGCTCGAAGCCCATGCCTGACGTAGACAGCCCGGCGCTGCTCTGGTGCGACGAGGTCACCGTCCGGTTCGGCGGCCTGGTCGCCCTCGACAGCGTCCACCTCAGTGCGGCGACGGGCGAGATCACCGGCCTGATCGGACCGAACGGGGCCGGGAAGACGACCCTCTTCAACGTCCTCACCGGGGTCCTCACGCCCACCCATGGGCGGGTGCGCTACGACGGGCACGACATCACGTCATGGGCCCCGCACCGCCGGGGCCGGGCGGGCATCGCCCGCACGTTCCAGCGGCTGGAGCTGTTTATCGGGCTGACCGTTTACGACAACTTGCTGTGCGCCTGGGAGGCGTCGGTGCCCGGCGGCGTCGTCGGCCGTCAATCGGGGGAAGGTCACCAACTCGTCGGCGAAGTCATCGAACGGCTGGGCATCCAGGACATCGCCATGCGCCCCGCCGGAGAGCTTCCCACCGGTCAGGGCCGTCTGCTCGAACTCGGTCGAGCCATGTGCACCAACCCGCGGTTGCTTCTTCTCGACGAGCCGAGCTCGGGATTGGATTCGGCGGAGACGGCCCGTTTTCGTGACATCCTCCTCGACCTGGTCGCGGTCGACGACATCGCCATCCTTCTGGTGGAACACGACATGGGGCTTGTCATGGAAGTGTGCGACCGGATAACCGTCCTCGACTTCGGCAAGTGCATTTCCGTCGGCACTCCCGACGAGGTCCGCAACGATCAGGCGGTGATCGCGGCCTACCTCGGCGGCCCGGAGGTCGAGGTGAGGGCGGCGGCAGGATGACCCAACTCCTGGAGCTCGACGAGTTGAGCGTCTCCTACGGAGGCGTGAGGGCGCTCTCCGGTGTGACTTTTTCAATACCGGAGGGATGTGTCGTCGCGCTGCTCGGTGCCAACGGCGCCGGCAAGAGCACCACCCTGCGAACCATCTCGGGTCTGGTACGCCCCGAAGCGGGAACCATCACCTTCGACGGCGAGCGGATCGAACGGGAGGCCCCCAGCAACATCACCCGTCGCGGGATCCTGCACGTTCCCGAAGGAAGAGGCATCTTCCCGAGCCTCAGCGTGAAAGAGAACCTGTTGATGGCCGACTACGCGCTCCGCATGGCCACCAACGCCGTTCAGGAAGGCACGGACCTCTTTCCGGCACTGCGTTCAAGGCTCAATCAACTCGCAGGCACCCTCTCCGGTGGAGAGCAGCAGATGCTCGCGTTGGCACGTGCCCTGATGATGCGCCCGCGCCTGTTGATGCTCGACGAGATCTCGATGGGCTTGGCTCCGCTCATCGTGAACCAGCTGTTCGACGCCGTCCGCACGCTGGCGAAGCGAGGGGTGACCATCCTGCTGGTGGAGCAGTACGTGGAGGCCGCTCTCGAGCTGGCCGACTACGCGTACGTCCTCGACAAGGGTCGCGTCGTGGATGTCGGAGAGCCGGAGGACCTTCGCGAGACGGGCCTGGCGTCCACCTATATGGGAGGTGGGAGATGAAAGTCACGACCCGGAAAAAGGATGGGCGTGGTCGACGGATCGCCGTTCTTTCCCTAAGCGCGACCTGCCTGGTCGGGATGACGGCCGCACCCGGAGCAGTCGCTCAAACAACGTCGGGACTGGCGGGGTACAACCTAGGCACGACATCCGCAGCGATCGAGCTGGACGTGAACAGCCCCGGGCTGCTGCCCATAGGTGACGCAACGACCGGGAACATCTTCTCGGTTGACCTACCGTTCACCCGGACGAACGTCTCGAGCGGTCCGAACATCGACGCGCTCGGCTCGCCGCTCTACCCGGGCGACGCGGCGGCGCACCTCGGGACGGCGATCGAGACCTTCGGCGGCCCGGCAGTCCCGAACGAGCCGGTGCTCTCCGAAGCCCAGTACCCCCCATCCGCGACCAACAAAACCGACGAATCCTTCTCGACCCCGGCCGTGCAGAACGCCGCCTTCTCGATGGGAGCCGCAAGCTCCAATTCCCACACGTCGGCGACGGGCGCGAACGTCGACGCGACCGTCGGTGAGGTGGGGATCGGGCCGGCGATCGCATCCGCAGCCAACGTCGTGCACATCGTCAGCGCCAAGGTCACCAACACCGAGCAGATCGGTGACAGCTCGGTCAGCAGCAACGCGACATCCACAGTGACCGGAATCGACATAGCCGGTGTCATCCAGATCGCGAGCGTCACCGGAACCGCCGGGGGCGCGTCCGACGGGAACAACGGCACCCCGTCCGCGAGCCTCAAGATCGGCAAGGTCACCGTCGCCGGCCAGAGCGCTTACATCGACCAGGACGGGATACACCTCGTCAGCCAGGGCGGGGGTGGAGGTTTGATCTCGGCGGCCAACACCCTTCTTCAAAACCTCACCGCCCAAGGTCTCTCCGTTCACACGATCGCGCCGACCGAGACGACCAACGGTGCGCAGACGGCCAACAACTCCGGGGCATTGGTCATCACGCTCAGCGGTAACACCCCGACCGTCCCCGGCATCGCTCCGCTTGCCCCCGGCCTGCCGGGCACGCCGGGCCAGCCGTCCGTGCCGTTCGTCATCAACGTCTTGCTCGGGGGCGCGACCGCGAGCGCGACCGCCAACCCGTTCCCCAGCTTCCCGACGACTCCCTCGTTGAGCCTTCCTTCGCTCACCGGAGCGGACAACGGCATCGGATCGTCGACCGGGACGGGCACGGTTTCGAGCGGCACCGGAGGAGTGGGGTTGAGCGGTACGCCGAGCCTGGCGCCGACTACTCAGACGATTCAACCGACCGGCCCAGGCGCCAGCTACTCCGGTGCCAAAGCCGTGCTGGCCCGGGTGGGGAAATCGATAC is part of the Acidimicrobiales bacterium genome and encodes:
- a CDS encoding glycosyltransferase, whose product is MRLDVIVPAHNEAHRIDRTLNAFRSRISDPAVRFFVALDHCTDGTEELVERHARIDSRVEVVSYPKLGKGGVIMETLRRCDADLVGFVDADCATPPAEFLRLVDIAATADVAIASRWHPAAVLPSPRAFSRKLESRLFARMVRAMFGLPYRDTQCGAKVLRSNVVRAVVPLLSSRDFLFDVDLLLACQRLGFRVVEVPTVWVDQPGSRLHPARDGQRMALSALRLWLHSRVLPIEAPESAHGEELAVDEEELVGAD
- a CDS encoding ABC transporter substrate-binding protein, which translates into the protein MAAVVGLLGACGARVPPYFPAAQVGPGNGSGGSGPGSASGPGAQAAGTPTTLSSLGIGSNGGGTGGGGGQAAQSGSGAASGATPAAVAALGPQTFNLDPAAEAAYCPASSANRASDVGVTPTTINVGNVSGLSGLLSNNFNQGPEAVTALFAAVNNAGGICGRKLNLSVEDDGQDASHNAADIQDLIPKSLAFVGSTSDADNGGVPAMQQAGIPDLGQAINFARGQSPNYFTAGTFGAQTKGGQDYIYDTLAAGLKANGKLPTKMAFLAFNIPISSLAARQFVKVFQQTGSQDCYEDENVSPASPNLTSDVLTMQQRGCDGVFTTMDVTGNDKLLDAMYNQGYHPTYAGTTLDGYTPAQISTAGQQQAQGFQVFLNFIPFNESQPAVNLYQSQLRTFEPGKQPSAFGIEAWASAEMFLYALIKSGPNPTRASIRSILGGLGVWDTRGAMAPSNETTKQPGNCLVDLQVKGNDFVRVWPSSGFFCSNNLVAVPAS
- a CDS encoding amidohydrolase family protein produces the protein MPSRVLDFPVFDADNHMYETTDAFTKFLPPEYEGLIKYVQVAGRTKIAVRNVISDYIPNPTFEVVAAPGAQEEYFKSGNPEGKSRREIMGKPIRSLPAFMEPEPRLKLMDELGVDRALMWPTLASLLEERLRDDPLATHAVIHTLNQWMLEHWTFNYEGRIFPTPVISLCIVERAIEELEWVLERGARVILVRPAPVPGFMGPRSPALPEFDPFWSRVAEAGILVGMHASDSGYQRQVNEWEGFRNGEMLPFVNTSGFAVIVGHQSRPIMDTVASLVGHGLCSRFPTLSFAPVENGSNWVRPIMEAFEHAYEFAPQAFDENPIDVFKRNIYVHPFHEEDPIGLVKLIGAERVLFGSDFPHPEGLADPLTFVDDLKGLSDEEVRLVMGGNLARLMHVDTAKAA
- a CDS encoding ABC transporter ATP-binding protein, which produces MTQLLELDELSVSYGGVRALSGVTFSIPEGCVVALLGANGAGKSTTLRTISGLVRPEAGTITFDGERIEREAPSNITRRGILHVPEGRGIFPSLSVKENLLMADYALRMATNAVQEGTDLFPALRSRLNQLAGTLSGGEQQMLALARALMMRPRLLMLDEISMGLAPLIVNQLFDAVRTLAKRGVTILLVEQYVEAALELADYAYVLDKGRVVDVGEPEDLRETGLASTYMGGGR
- a CDS encoding ABC transporter ATP-binding protein — encoded protein: MPDVDSPALLWCDEVTVRFGGLVALDSVHLSAATGEITGLIGPNGAGKTTLFNVLTGVLTPTHGRVRYDGHDITSWAPHRRGRAGIARTFQRLELFIGLTVYDNLLCAWEASVPGGVVGRQSGEGHQLVGEVIERLGIQDIAMRPAGELPTGQGRLLELGRAMCTNPRLLLLDEPSSGLDSAETARFRDILLDLVAVDDIAILLVEHDMGLVMEVCDRITVLDFGKCISVGTPDEVRNDQAVIAAYLGGPEVEVRAAAG
- a CDS encoding glycosyl hydrolase family 8, which encodes MLAGGSEARFVARALAVLVAAVLVTGVAGAEGLSGSPGMRPAASPGPEPDRFLSGRPDKFLSVYPDKFLSVYMDPNGRIVRRDQGGDTVSEGQAYGMLIAAATGDGGDFNTIWSWTQHHLQRPDALLAWHWDNGRVVDQMPASDADIDAAWALAVASGRFGSAVLAQDAGRIAASVLTEETEVTPIGRILVAGPWAMPSRIAEPGYLAPEAFTILYQLTGDPGWSQLESTSLQLLLRAMFGHRLPADWVSVSTSGAVEPIPPPSHAGSLVSYGLGAARVATWWASSCVKAERDVASNEWPLLAPAARSGAFDVSLTLSGQPQSPAVNAAMAVGDGMAAVAAGDRAEADPLLASASRLDRRYPTYYGDAWVALSRLLTTTDRLGGCPPMKE
- a CDS encoding ABC transporter permease, whose amino-acid sequence is MFPYIVIGLFTGAVYALAAMGLVFNYQITGIFNFSFGAIAMFCAFTFSQLRDVSGISQWYSLPIVLLGLAPLIGVLLERLFRPLTAAPAEIQIVVSLGVLAFFQALVPIVYGGQARGLRSIFPTSTFKVGAHLHVGYDQLATLLIAIAVGAGLWLLKRRTKFGMASRAVIDNRDLSALAGVRAETISRVAWVLSCVFAGLVGILLSSFEGLDVFALVLLVIYAFSPAVQGKLVSLPIAFVAAIALGVVQSILTKYGSVGYVADIEGSIPAAWLYILLIVYGKRLTEVRSSSRPLRSPPPRPIGPSTITAGAIIVGIGLVLPALIKPAQLGDVTIGVIYAAIGITLVVLTGWAGQISLAQFSFVGIGAFTVGHLAGAHGGNFLPAALLGALIAVPVGVIVGLPSLRLSGLYLALATMAFALLMDSLIFSNSSISGGSTGMNIHRPHLGPWSFASTTSFYYLCLFVLGVYAIVAALLRRGPIGRRLQMINDSPLAASTFGVNLTLTKLMTFALCAAGAAFAGSLFAAARLTVSPTDFSFNASLELLLLVVLGGRSLVAGALMAGAVFGAQLFPIPASVEQYIPLGVAVGVIGIANNPEGPIALTVKIVQKLLALFQPLPRGDIELVDVREQPTPAFEPADAARQTTPLEAHA